The following proteins are encoded in a genomic region of Gimesia algae:
- a CDS encoding type II secretion system F family protein, with protein MDFVQLIPWAIFGMVIVGVIALINKLNSDHSRANERLDELRNPHLRNNPDDANSTSSLLEKAAPALSKALTPKSELEENQLKVRLANAGYNSEAAPSIFLSLKVALGLLGVLLGSGYGFYNFGMSQNGWTSLVIAGGIGFYLPEIILRLLVKGRVERIFLSLPDALDLLVVCVEAGLGLDAAMRRVSEELEETAPDVCSEFALCNLQLQMGRPRREVLHDLGIRSGVDDMRALAAILIQADKFGSSIAQALRVQSDSMRVKRSQLAEEQAAMTAVKMIFPLVLFIFPGIFVVLVGPAAIMMINGLLTS; from the coding sequence ATGGACTTTGTTCAATTAATACCATGGGCTATATTCGGAATGGTGATTGTGGGGGTGATTGCCCTGATCAACAAACTGAATTCAGATCATTCACGTGCCAACGAGCGGCTGGATGAATTACGAAATCCCCATTTGCGCAATAATCCCGATGATGCGAATTCAACCAGTTCGTTGTTAGAAAAGGCAGCTCCCGCACTCTCGAAGGCTTTAACACCAAAATCGGAACTGGAAGAAAATCAGTTAAAAGTGCGACTGGCGAATGCCGGTTATAATTCAGAAGCGGCTCCTTCCATCTTTCTCTCGTTAAAAGTTGCGTTAGGTCTCCTGGGAGTGTTGCTGGGGTCGGGCTATGGCTTTTATAACTTTGGGATGTCTCAAAATGGCTGGACTTCTCTGGTGATTGCCGGGGGAATCGGCTTTTATCTTCCTGAAATTATACTGCGTCTACTGGTTAAGGGGCGGGTAGAACGTATTTTTCTGTCACTGCCTGATGCGCTGGATCTGCTGGTGGTGTGCGTGGAGGCTGGTCTGGGGCTGGATGCCGCCATGCGACGGGTTTCTGAGGAGCTGGAAGAGACCGCGCCTGATGTGTGCAGTGAGTTTGCCTTGTGTAATCTGCAATTACAGATGGGGCGTCCACGACGGGAAGTATTGCATGATCTGGGTATTCGCAGCGGTGTGGATGATATGCGGGCATTGGCGGCGATTCTGATTCAGGCTGATAAATTTGGTTCGTCGATTGCCCAGGCTTTACGTGTGCAGTCAGACAGTATGCGCGTGAAACGCAGCCAGCTGGCCGAAGAGCAGGCGGCGATGACAGCCGTTAAGATGATCTTCCCACTGGTGCTGTTTATTTTCCCTGGTATCTTTGTGGTACTGGTAGGGCCGGCTGCGATTATGATGATCAATGGACTTCTGACAAGTTGA
- a CDS encoding type II secretion system F family protein has protein sequence MDQTLIISIAAFLGMMAFAGAVIFVIKDFSSSKAEDRLAVITGKKKSTEESASLLKEEFVKGGLNSLSDQVAHLFEKFGNIKLLLEQAEAPFKADTFLLMTAVCGSLGFAVAWFTNAPGPFCPVAAMGAGVLPFMWLLFRRNRRFKKFGQQLPDALELVGRALRSGHSLSSGLSVVVQEMPPPISTEFALAYEEQNLGVPIDAALKSMLKRMPNLDLKFFVTAVVIQRQAGGDLAEILDKIGYIIRQRFKIMGQVQALTGEGRISGVVLMALPIALFFAVYYLNPDYVMLLFTDEMGRKMIAGGIVLQVLGALWIKKIVNIKI, from the coding sequence ATGGATCAGACACTCATCATCTCCATCGCTGCATTTCTGGGAATGATGGCTTTTGCAGGGGCCGTCATCTTCGTTATTAAGGATTTTTCATCCAGCAAGGCTGAAGATCGTCTGGCCGTCATTACTGGCAAAAAGAAATCAACGGAAGAGTCGGCCTCGTTGCTCAAAGAAGAATTTGTGAAGGGAGGCTTGAACAGCCTGTCTGATCAGGTGGCACACCTGTTTGAGAAGTTTGGAAATATCAAGCTGCTGTTGGAGCAGGCTGAAGCGCCGTTCAAAGCAGACACATTTCTACTAATGACCGCAGTTTGCGGTTCGCTGGGTTTTGCTGTCGCCTGGTTCACGAATGCACCTGGTCCCTTTTGCCCAGTGGCAGCAATGGGAGCTGGGGTTTTGCCGTTTATGTGGCTGTTGTTCCGTCGCAATCGGCGATTCAAAAAATTCGGGCAACAGTTACCTGATGCACTGGAACTGGTGGGGCGTGCGTTACGTTCCGGGCACAGTTTATCCTCCGGGCTCAGCGTTGTGGTTCAGGAAATGCCGCCACCGATTTCTACAGAATTTGCGTTAGCGTATGAAGAACAGAATCTGGGTGTTCCCATTGATGCAGCATTGAAAAGCATGCTGAAGCGGATGCCGAACCTGGACTTGAAGTTCTTTGTGACAGCGGTTGTCATCCAGAGGCAGGCCGGGGGTGACCTGGCTGAGATTCTGGACAAAATCGGTTACATCATCAGACAACGGTTTAAAATCATGGGACAGGTCCAGGCTTTGACGGGGGAAGGTCGTATCAGTGGAGTCGTGCTGATGGCTTTGCCGATTGCATTGTTCTTTGCTGTTTACTATCTCAATCCCGATTATGTGATGCTCCTGTTCACGGATGAAATGGGGCGGAAAATGATTGCCGGTGGTATCGTACTGCAGGTGTTGGGCGCCTTGTGGATTAAAAAGATTGTAAATATCAAAATCTGA
- a CDS encoding CpaF family protein: protein MNKMAATGFSHADSNMAFDDLKRLIHGKLVEKLDLSRVGDLEGDSLRREIRLVIEHLCDTENPLLNRSERERLIEEILDETFGFGPLELLLKDQDIADIMINGPKHVFVEKNGRIERSNVVFRDNQHLLQILDRIVSKVGRRVDETSPLVDARLPDGSRLNAVIPPLALDGPSLTIRKFGSNPLGLEDLLRFGAFTPEIAMLLEGAIKARINTIISGGTGSGKTTLLNTLSGFIQSDHRVITIEDAAELQLQQEHILRLETRPPNIEGKGAISATDLVKNALRMRPDRIIIGECRGGESLDMLQAMNTGHEGSLTTIHANSPRDAVSRLETMITMGGVELPLKALRQQFASAVDLIIQVNRLQGGPRKVTHVTEVLNMEQDTVIMQDIFLFIQDGIDADGRAFGHFEATGVRPAFMDRLEAAGVRLPGNLFANRVLQG, encoded by the coding sequence ATGAATAAGATGGCAGCTACTGGCTTTTCGCACGCCGATTCCAATATGGCTTTTGATGATCTGAAACGACTGATTCATGGCAAGCTGGTTGAAAAACTGGACCTGTCTCGTGTGGGTGATCTGGAAGGTGATTCACTGCGTCGGGAAATCCGACTGGTCATCGAGCATTTGTGTGATACGGAAAATCCACTGCTCAACCGTTCTGAACGGGAGCGGTTGATTGAAGAGATTCTGGACGAGACCTTTGGTTTCGGGCCACTCGAACTGCTGCTCAAAGATCAGGATATTGCGGATATCATGATCAACGGTCCCAAGCATGTGTTCGTGGAAAAGAATGGACGGATTGAACGTTCCAATGTCGTATTCCGCGATAATCAGCATTTACTGCAGATCCTCGACCGGATTGTTTCCAAGGTCGGACGACGTGTGGATGAAACTTCTCCGCTGGTTGACGCCCGTCTGCCTGATGGCTCGCGATTGAATGCCGTCATCCCTCCGCTGGCACTGGATGGTCCCTCGTTAACGATTCGTAAATTCGGATCGAATCCGCTGGGGCTGGAAGATCTGCTGCGGTTCGGGGCGTTTACTCCGGAAATCGCCATGCTGCTGGAAGGAGCCATTAAAGCACGCATTAATACCATCATCAGTGGTGGTACCGGCTCTGGTAAAACGACGCTGTTAAATACATTATCGGGATTTATTCAGAGTGACCACCGTGTAATTACGATCGAAGATGCGGCGGAACTTCAACTCCAACAGGAACATATTTTACGCCTGGAAACCCGTCCTCCCAACATTGAAGGCAAAGGTGCGATCTCCGCAACGGACCTGGTGAAAAACGCATTGCGTATGCGACCGGACCGGATCATCATCGGGGAATGCCGTGGCGGTGAATCACTGGACATGTTACAGGCGATGAATACCGGTCACGAAGGTTCACTGACCACCATTCACGCCAACTCTCCCCGCGATGCTGTATCCCGTCTGGAAACCATGATTACGATGGGGGGAGTGGAACTGCCTCTAAAAGCGTTGCGGCAACAATTCGCTTCCGCCGTCGATCTGATTATTCAGGTGAACCGACTGCAGGGGGGGCCTCGAAAGGTAACCCACGTGACAGAGGTTCTGAACATGGAACAGGACACTGTGATTATGCAGGATATTTTCCTGTTCATTCAGGACGGCATTGATGCTGACGGTAGAGCTTTTGGTCATTTTGAAGCAACCGGAGTACGACCGGCATTCATGGATCGACTGGAGGCAGCAGGTGTTCGTCTGCCAGGGAACCTGTTTGCCAATCGCGTCTTGCAGGGCTGA
- a CDS encoding glycosyltransferase has protein sequence MLQLSIIIPTYCEAENLTVLIPRVNHALTDAGLDAEIIVVDDDSPDGTIQVCKELAENFPLRLITRKKERGLSTAVIAGLDAATGDILLVMDADLSHPPEKIPELVSALNQPQTDFVIGSRYIEGGSTDQSWGWFRKWNSRVATWLSRPFTKASDPLAGFFALKRQSFLKSRQILNPVGYKIGLELIVKSRCQNVTEIPIDFADRVAGTSKLSFKEQLRYLKHLKRLFDFKFQNYAYFLQFALIGLTGVFVNLQMLALLSNWMISPIAVALAIWTSMSTNFLLNRNITFSYAKHAPILKQYLRYCGSCLTGAIFNWLTTMVLSRSFQFFEKRILLAAFIGILVGMGFNFLLCRYLVFSKHKPADETTLTDKELRHTE, from the coding sequence TTGCTGCAATTATCAATCATTATTCCAACTTATTGCGAAGCGGAAAATCTGACGGTACTCATCCCGCGTGTGAACCATGCGCTGACTGATGCCGGACTGGATGCGGAAATCATTGTGGTCGATGACGACAGCCCGGATGGGACAATTCAGGTTTGTAAAGAACTGGCTGAAAACTTTCCCCTCCGATTGATCACACGCAAAAAAGAACGTGGACTCTCCACCGCCGTGATAGCAGGACTGGATGCAGCAACAGGAGACATCCTGCTGGTCATGGATGCAGACCTTTCCCATCCTCCCGAAAAAATTCCGGAACTGGTATCAGCACTTAATCAGCCGCAGACGGACTTTGTGATTGGCAGCCGCTATATCGAGGGAGGCTCTACCGACCAAAGTTGGGGCTGGTTCAGAAAATGGAATTCACGGGTGGCAACCTGGTTATCCCGCCCTTTCACCAAAGCGAGTGACCCCCTGGCCGGTTTCTTTGCACTTAAACGACAGAGCTTTTTGAAGTCTCGCCAGATCCTGAATCCGGTGGGATACAAAATTGGATTGGAACTCATCGTCAAGAGCCGATGTCAAAACGTGACCGAAATCCCGATCGATTTTGCGGATCGAGTGGCGGGGACCAGTAAGCTCTCATTCAAGGAACAGCTGCGCTACCTGAAACATCTCAAACGACTCTTCGATTTCAAATTTCAGAACTATGCCTATTTCCTCCAGTTCGCACTGATTGGGCTTACGGGAGTCTTTGTTAATCTGCAGATGCTTGCCCTGCTCTCAAACTGGATGATTTCTCCAATCGCAGTGGCACTGGCGATCTGGACCTCCATGAGCACAAACTTCCTGCTCAACCGGAATATCACCTTCTCGTATGCGAAGCATGCACCAATACTGAAACAGTATCTGAGATATTGTGGCAGTTGCCTGACAGGGGCCATCTTTAACTGGCTGACGACGATGGTCCTCAGCCGGTCCTTCCAGTTCTTTGAGAAGCGAATCCTGCTGGCGGCATTTATTGGGATTCTTGTCGGCATGGGCTTCAATTTTCTACTCTGCCGATACCTGGTTTTCTCCAAGCACAAACCAGCAGACGAAACAACACTCACCGATAAGGAACTCAGGCATACAGAGTAA
- a CDS encoding DUF3467 domain-containing protein gives MSDNPTPAEDNDDSPEFNPERHTQEIRHSQVSARVPEGVSRGVFSTGAVVLQGGHEFILDFLLRISTPQQVVARVVLPIGVVPQMIRALRDNLTNYENRFGTPVIPTPLPPAVTGSSESINVGAGIETSETEKPASSVADSVSGAAAGGAGVVGETRTPESGNQEASETKISPVESAQKPPSAEELYDELKLPDEMLCGAYANAVRIGHSATEFSFDFITTFFPRSCVSARVHLAAPNIPRLLDSLTHSFEQFQRKVAQQQKRQPPQQDDLPG, from the coding sequence ATGAGTGATAATCCGACGCCAGCAGAAGATAATGATGATTCTCCCGAATTCAACCCGGAACGCCATACGCAGGAGATCAGGCATTCCCAGGTCAGTGCCCGTGTACCGGAAGGTGTCTCGCGTGGCGTTTTCAGTACGGGAGCTGTCGTGCTGCAGGGAGGCCACGAATTTATTCTCGATTTTCTGTTACGAATTTCCACGCCTCAGCAGGTTGTCGCACGGGTCGTACTACCGATCGGAGTGGTTCCCCAGATGATACGTGCACTCCGCGACAATTTGACGAACTACGAAAATCGGTTTGGAACTCCTGTCATCCCTACGCCTTTGCCTCCCGCGGTGACTGGTTCCTCTGAATCCATCAATGTCGGAGCAGGTATCGAAACTTCTGAAACGGAGAAGCCTGCATCTTCGGTTGCGGATTCCGTTTCGGGTGCGGCTGCGGGCGGAGCGGGAGTCGTCGGAGAGACAAGAACTCCAGAATCCGGTAATCAGGAGGCTTCAGAAACCAAGATCAGCCCGGTAGAATCTGCCCAGAAACCACCTTCAGCAGAAGAACTGTATGATGAATTGAAGCTGCCCGATGAAATGCTGTGCGGCGCGTATGCGAATGCCGTTCGGATTGGACACTCGGCGACGGAATTTTCATTCGATTTCATTACCACGTTTTTCCCCCGTTCGTGTGTGTCTGCCCGCGTTCATCTGGCCGCGCCGAATATTCCTCGCCTGCTGGATTCATTGACGCATTCCTTTGAGCAGTTTCAAAGAAAAGTCGCCCAGCAACAGAAACGTCAGCCTCCACAGCAGGATGATCTGCCAGGCTGA
- the ispH gene encoding 4-hydroxy-3-methylbut-2-enyl diphosphate reductase gives MKVILANPRGFCAGVNMAIECLEEVIRIFGSNVYVYHEIVHNKYVVNRFTDQGVTFVNAVSEVPENSILVFSAHGVSPVIRNEARERKIRTIDATCPLVTKVHTEAIKYADAGYHIILIGHEGHDEVIGTMGEAPESITLIETPEEVAALKFPDGARLAFLTQTTLSVEEAGRVIRSLKEKYPSIESPPKEDICYATTNRQEAVSELVSRVDLVLVLGSQNSSNSKRLMEIGKTAGKPAFLIDGVEEVLPEWFEQAETVLITAGASAPEVVVQELIQFLEDQYQAEIENAIVRKESVRFPLPKELRAIQT, from the coding sequence ATGAAAGTAATTCTGGCGAATCCCCGCGGTTTCTGCGCGGGTGTGAATATGGCAATCGAATGTCTTGAAGAAGTCATTCGCATTTTTGGCAGCAATGTCTATGTCTATCATGAGATCGTACATAATAAATATGTCGTGAATCGTTTTACGGATCAGGGGGTCACTTTTGTCAATGCGGTGAGTGAAGTACCGGAAAATTCTATTCTGGTTTTCAGCGCGCATGGTGTGTCCCCGGTGATTCGAAACGAAGCACGTGAACGCAAAATTCGCACGATCGATGCAACCTGCCCGCTGGTGACCAAGGTGCATACCGAAGCCATCAAGTATGCGGACGCTGGTTATCATATCATTTTGATTGGTCATGAGGGACACGACGAAGTCATTGGCACAATGGGGGAAGCTCCCGAAAGCATTACTCTGATCGAAACACCGGAGGAAGTCGCTGCGTTGAAATTTCCTGACGGGGCGCGACTGGCTTTTCTGACACAGACCACTTTAAGTGTGGAAGAAGCGGGCCGCGTGATTCGCAGTCTCAAGGAAAAATATCCTTCCATCGAAAGTCCACCGAAGGAAGATATCTGTTATGCCACCACAAATCGTCAGGAAGCAGTCTCTGAACTGGTATCACGAGTGGACCTGGTACTCGTCCTCGGAAGTCAGAACAGTTCCAACAGCAAGCGATTAATGGAAATTGGTAAGACTGCCGGCAAGCCCGCCTTTCTGATCGATGGAGTAGAAGAAGTACTACCGGAATGGTTCGAGCAGGCAGAAACGGTTCTGATCACAGCGGGTGCCAGTGCCCCCGAAGTCGTTGTGCAGGAACTGATTCAATTCCTGGAAGATCAATATCAGGCAGAAATCGAAAACGCGATTGTCCGCAAGGAATCAGTTCGATTTCCCCTCCCCAAAGAATTACGAGCTATTCAGACGTAG
- the glmS gene encoding glutamine--fructose-6-phosphate transaminase (isomerizing) encodes MCGIVGYIGHRQAGPILIKGLQKLEYRGYDSAGVAVHDGSSIQIRKKKGRVLEMASLYKSSPVSGTAGIGHTRWATHGETNDQNSHPHLGGNEDVVIVHNGVIENYTSLRSQLQGLGYVFRTTTDTESVAHLLSHHLEEQIKFGSDPEELATYLKAVEITLTKLTGTYGLVVMFRDLPDTMIAARLGSPLVIGVGKGEHFIASDATPLAGYTDEVIYLSDHEMAVLTRDEIEIFHRDEGQQKLSIQTLDQVSVDSELGDFEHYMLKEIFEQPQALENAMRGRLDEDEATAKFGGLNLSAQQLRKIDRIVLTACGTSWHSGLVGEYLLEEFARIPTEVEYASELRYRNPPMSNSTMIFAITQSGETADTLAAMRECKRKGHPTLAICNVVGSTIAREADGGIYLHAGQEVGVASTKAFTSQVMVLIQLALFLGRMRHLSHPAGQRIIDALHQVPDQIRKCLECNDQVKDIALKYSNFNNFLYLGRLYNFPGALEGALKLKEISYIHAEGYPAAEMKHGPIALVDEVTPSVFIVPRGQIYPKVMSNLEEVKARKGPVIAIACEGDDKIADIADDVIYVPDVDDFLQPLVTAIPLQLLSYHIALQRGCNVDRPRNLAKSVTVE; translated from the coding sequence ATGTGTGGAATAGTCGGATATATCGGGCATCGACAGGCCGGGCCTATTCTGATCAAGGGTCTGCAGAAACTGGAATATCGAGGCTATGATAGCGCCGGTGTTGCTGTTCATGATGGTTCTTCAATCCAGATTCGCAAGAAAAAAGGACGCGTCCTTGAGATGGCGTCCCTCTACAAGTCGAGTCCGGTTTCCGGTACGGCAGGTATCGGCCACACCCGTTGGGCCACGCATGGAGAAACCAACGATCAGAATTCGCATCCCCATCTGGGAGGGAATGAGGATGTGGTCATCGTTCATAATGGAGTGATTGAAAATTATACCTCGCTGCGGTCACAACTGCAGGGGCTGGGATACGTTTTTCGCACGACGACGGATACCGAGTCTGTAGCACATCTGCTGTCACATCATCTGGAAGAACAAATCAAATTTGGTTCTGACCCGGAAGAGTTGGCCACCTATCTGAAAGCGGTGGAAATCACCCTGACAAAACTCACGGGAACTTATGGCCTGGTTGTCATGTTTCGGGACCTCCCGGACACGATGATCGCCGCGCGACTGGGGAGTCCGCTGGTGATTGGCGTCGGTAAAGGCGAACATTTTATTGCCAGTGATGCGACCCCCCTGGCTGGCTATACCGACGAAGTCATTTACCTCTCCGATCACGAGATGGCTGTTCTCACCCGTGATGAGATTGAAATCTTTCACCGTGATGAAGGTCAGCAGAAACTTTCGATTCAGACTCTCGATCAGGTGAGTGTTGATTCAGAACTGGGTGACTTTGAGCATTACATGCTGAAGGAAATCTTCGAACAGCCCCAGGCTTTAGAAAACGCCATGCGTGGTCGTCTGGATGAAGATGAAGCGACTGCGAAATTTGGTGGTTTGAATCTGTCTGCACAACAGTTGAGAAAAATTGATCGCATCGTACTGACTGCCTGTGGCACCAGTTGGCACTCCGGCCTGGTGGGAGAATATCTGCTGGAAGAGTTTGCCCGGATTCCGACTGAGGTTGAGTATGCGAGTGAGCTACGCTATCGCAATCCTCCGATGTCTAACAGCACGATGATTTTTGCCATCACGCAGAGCGGTGAAACTGCGGATACGCTGGCAGCAATGCGCGAATGTAAACGGAAAGGGCATCCGACTCTGGCGATCTGTAACGTAGTCGGGTCCACCATTGCACGTGAAGCTGATGGCGGAATCTACCTGCACGCCGGTCAGGAAGTGGGGGTCGCTTCGACCAAAGCATTCACTTCACAGGTGATGGTTTTGATTCAATTGGCGTTGTTTCTGGGACGGATGCGGCATCTCTCCCATCCTGCCGGGCAACGAATTATTGATGCTCTCCATCAGGTACCCGATCAGATCCGTAAATGTCTGGAATGCAATGATCAGGTGAAGGACATCGCATTGAAGTACAGTAACTTCAATAACTTTTTGTATCTGGGACGCCTGTATAATTTCCCTGGTGCCCTGGAAGGGGCGCTGAAGCTCAAAGAGATCAGTTATATTCATGCAGAGGGATATCCGGCTGCTGAAATGAAGCATGGTCCGATTGCGCTCGTGGATGAAGTTACTCCCAGTGTGTTTATCGTACCCCGCGGACAGATTTACCCCAAAGTCATGAGCAATCTGGAAGAGGTCAAAGCACGGAAAGGACCGGTCATTGCCATCGCCTGCGAAGGAGATGATAAGATTGCTGATATTGCCGACGATGTGATTTATGTTCCCGATGTCGATGATTTTCTTCAGCCTCTCGTCACGGCAATTCCTTTACAACTGCTCTCCTACCATATTGCGCTCCAGCGTGGGTGTAATGTCGACCGACCACGTAATCTGGCAAAAAGTGTGACGGTAGAATAA
- a CDS encoding hydantoinase/oxoprolinase family protein: protein MYVIGLDIGGANIKSADSDGAARAMSFELWKTPLLLQSALKEILTSYQRPNLIAVTMTGELADCFQTKADGVDHILTAVEQAVPGVPVLVWQTGAEFLTPEIAREFPLLAAAANWHALATWLGRMIPDQSGLLIDIGSTTTDLIPLKNGLPVSEGLTDVERLLSGELVYTGGRRTPLAMLEKSVPLRGQNCPLAAECFATSADLYLLLENMPEVPEDVDTADGRPATRANAFARIARSVCCDTTEFSETEALEVAGWLATRQQDQVTEALNQVLSRMDDLPQTILISGSSVFLAEKIVRSHPQLAQAMITNVAEIFDRSISDSACAFAVARLAAERVQFSTEVDQPD from the coding sequence ATGTATGTCATTGGGCTGGATATTGGCGGCGCGAACATTAAGTCAGCAGACAGCGATGGCGCTGCCAGGGCGATGTCGTTTGAACTCTGGAAAACTCCCCTGTTATTACAGTCAGCCTTAAAAGAAATACTGACCTCTTACCAGCGCCCCAACCTGATCGCGGTGACGATGACCGGTGAGCTGGCAGACTGTTTTCAGACGAAAGCGGACGGGGTCGATCATATCCTGACGGCCGTTGAACAGGCTGTGCCAGGTGTGCCTGTGCTGGTCTGGCAGACCGGTGCAGAATTTCTGACCCCAGAGATCGCGCGCGAATTCCCTTTATTGGCTGCTGCTGCCAACTGGCATGCGCTGGCAACCTGGTTGGGGCGGATGATTCCTGATCAGAGTGGCCTCTTGATCGATATCGGCTCAACGACCACCGATCTGATTCCTCTCAAGAACGGGTTACCGGTTTCCGAGGGATTAACCGATGTCGAACGATTACTGTCGGGGGAACTGGTTTATACCGGTGGTCGTCGGACTCCGCTGGCGATGCTGGAGAAAAGTGTCCCGTTGCGCGGGCAGAACTGTCCTCTGGCGGCGGAATGTTTTGCGACGTCAGCAGATCTCTATTTGCTGCTCGAAAATATGCCAGAAGTTCCAGAGGATGTCGACACGGCGGATGGAAGACCTGCGACACGGGCAAACGCGTTTGCTCGAATTGCCCGTTCTGTCTGTTGTGATACAACAGAGTTCAGTGAGACAGAGGCGCTTGAGGTTGCTGGCTGGCTGGCAACGCGACAGCAGGACCAGGTCACCGAGGCGCTGAATCAGGTTCTGAGCCGAATGGATGACCTTCCCCAGACGATCTTGATCAGTGGCAGTTCCGTGTTTCTCGCGGAAAAAATAGTTCGTTCTCATCCGCAACTCGCTCAGGCGATGATCACTAATGTCGCTGAGATATTTGACCGATCTATTTCAGATTCTGCCTGTGCCTTTGCGGTCGCGCGACTGGCGGCAGAACGAGTTCAGTTCTCCACAGAAGTCGATCAGCCCGATTGA